One window of Nymphaea colorata isolate Beijing-Zhang1983 chromosome 11, ASM883128v2, whole genome shotgun sequence genomic DNA carries:
- the LOC116264628 gene encoding uncharacterized protein LOC116264628: protein MTSLQLDKAVHLSHGFQKQGRSKKCCFSHVAATSRSRKRRTRLVVNAESKGEKRSFLSLEEAGLVEMSGLSTHERFLCRLTISSLNLLRVIAEQEGTSIEELNAGRICDWFLKDKLKREQDIGSAVLQWDESEFTI, encoded by the exons ATGACTTCACTGCAACTTGACAAAGCAGTACACCTCTCTCATGGATTTCAGAAACAGGGTAGATCAAAAAAATGCTGCTTCAGTCATG tgGCTGCCACGAGTAGATCGAGAAAGCGGAGAACGAGACTTGTTGTGAATGCAGAAAGCAAGGGAGAGAAGAGGAGCTTCCTGAGTTTGGAGGAGGCTGGACTGGTTGAGATGTCTGGATTGAGCACGCACGAACGGTTCCTCTGCAGATTGACa ATATCTTCTCTGAACTTGCTAAGAGTGATCGCGGAGCAAGAGGGGACAAGCATAGAAGAGCTCAATGCAGGAAGAATATGTGATTGGTTCCTCAAGGACAAGCTGAAAAGGGAGCAGGATATAGGTTCTGCTGTACTTCAGTGGGATGAGTCAGAGTTCACAatctag
- the LOC116264978 gene encoding vesicle-associated protein 4-2-like, which yields MAIVDQKAPTEGKGWKICRMPFWQSAAASSSSSSASSQTALHHQNGVQGSEGSNPQGAHSSMSSVARSILPTRRRLRFDPASKLYFPYEPGKQVKSAVKIKNTSKSHVAFKFQTTAPKSCFMRPPGGILAPGESIIATVFKFVEHPENNEKVVDQKTKVKFKIMSLKVKEGTEYVPEMFDEQKDQVSVEQILRVVFLDPERNSPQLEKLNRQLEEADAELEARKKPPEDSGPKLVGEGLVIDEWKERRERYLARQQGEVADSV from the exons ATGGCTATCGTCGATCAGAAGGCTCCGACGGAAGGGAAGGGGTGGAAAATCTGCCGCATGCCGTTCTGGCAATCGGCCGCGGCATCGTCCTCCTCCTCGTCTGCTTCTTCTCAGACCGCTCTGCATCACCAGAACGGCGTCCAGGGCAGTGAGGGTTCGAACCCGCAGGGGGCGCACTCCTCCATGTCGTCCGTAGCTCGGTCGATCTTACCGACTCGTCGCCGTCTCCGCTTTGATCCGGCAAGCAAACTTTACTTTCCAT ACGAACCGGGGAAGCAGGTGAAGAGCGCGGTGAAGATTAAGAACACGAGTAAATCTCATGTAGCGTTTAAG TTCCAAACTACGGCGCCGAAGAGTTGCTTCATGCGTCCTCCTGGCGGCATACTTGCTCCTGGCGAGAGCATCATAGCCACGG TATTCAAGTTCGTCGAGCATCCGGAAAATAACGAGAAAGTGGTCGATCAGAAGACTAAGGTCAAGTTCAAAATCATGAGTTTGAAGGTGAAAGAAGGGACGGAGTACGTGCCCGAGATG TTTGATGAACAGAAGGATCAGGTTTCCGTGGAGCAGATCCTTCGAGTCGTTTTCTTGGATCCTGAGCGTAATTCTCCT CAATTAGAAAAGCTAAACCGCCAGCTAGAAGAGGCAGACGCAGAACTTGAGGCACGGAAGAAGCCTCCAGAGGATTCCGGCCCAAAACTTGTCGGGGAAGGCCTTGTCATCGATGAATGG AAAGAACGACGAGAAAGATATCTAGCACGGCAGCAGGGGGAAGTTGCTGATTCTGTGTAA